The sequence below is a genomic window from Bactrocera neohumeralis isolate Rockhampton chromosome 4, APGP_CSIRO_Bneo_wtdbg2-racon-allhic-juicebox.fasta_v2, whole genome shotgun sequence.
AGCCGACTTTCCATGGTTTTCCTGTACACTACGCCtgctacattttcttcactgtgtgctggacatggtctattcggtcgaattatccaataatgaatgctgggtctcaagatgggttgCGATACTATTGAGGTTATTTAGGGTTTGTCTTTCGCCGAGACTGATCTTCGgagcgcaccgactggattcagTAGAGGACAAACGATACCAGTCGTTATCTCCGAGCATCTGGAGAATctggacaaacattttcgcgcgccGTGTTGctatgagtggtgcaagccgaaaatgcagcgttgaTTAGAGCAACGGTTCGCGATtcaattctgtgtgaaactcagtaAATCTGCAACAgggacgtttgatatgatcaagtagGCTTTCCCAGTTGtcgctttagcaagaagtgatgTTTTTCGGTGGCATCAGgtcctttttggagggccgagaagaggtcgctgatgaaagAGCAAATGCCTTCATTGTCTTTTttaacatcaaaggcatcgtccccCATTAATTTCTTCCTCCTGGATAAACTGTCAACGCCAAATTGTACGTGAAAGTGCTCCAGAGACTCAAACCAAGGGTCAATTGGGTCAATACCCGGCTCAcatcgcctttcttgtgaactacctaaccaaggccggcatcccaatgTTTCcacagccgccctacagcccagatatggcctccccggactttttttgtttccttgctttgAAAGGGGATCCAATCAGCATGCATCCTGGTTCTCAAGGCTGgaagcgctgcatcgacgcagaaggcgcctattttgaaagtttttaaagaattgtaacgttTGGATGTTTCGGATTTGAACACTCGAACTACCATACAGAAGTCGTTCACACGAATTACTTTGGCTTCGCGCTGCTGCCATCTtttcaaaacgaaaataaatagcaattattttggttttctaGTCTGCCCTGCTTTTCTATTTATTGTTCAccattttctattttaattttgcaatcaTATAGATCGTAATCACATAGGAAAGGCATCTGGCAAGTTTCTCATGCAATAACTGCCTTAATaactctttaaatatttatagcatAGGCTTAAATTACCCTGCGAGAAAAGCACTAGCTGCGAACTATTTCAGTGTTAGTATTAGTTAgagttcttttttttcaaaagaaccATTAGcgagtttaatatttcaatGCCACACAAAGTGTCAACTAACACCTTCTCGAAATCCGCTTCGTACTAGCAGAAAAACTTTCATCAATTCACGAATGAATACGAAATTGTAGTTAATAAGCTTACGCAACCCGTTGAAATAAATAGTGAAGCATTCGATTCATATACAACTctctaaaaattacaaaaaagaagTAGTTAGCGCGTAGTGAGACTGTCTCTTAAGTGATTGCATTACATTTCCGCAAGGATACTTATTCGCCTTGGCTAGCAACTTTCTGAGTCGCTGAAATTTGCATACAGAAATGAGTATGTACTCAGAGCGCTGTGCAAGTGTGCGTATAACCTCCGTGGTTGCGGTCGCACTCATTTAACCTTGTCCTATTGACTTTTACTTATCAGTTAACAAACACTTCGCGCCACCGCAGCATTTACATACGCCCGAGTGGAATGgcaagaaaatggaaaatgaaaataaatactcaCACACTTAGTTAACTGGATGTTATTTCCATTTGCGACCGTAGTTCTGCTTGCCATtgtgcataaatacatacatacaaatttacatatagatAATGTTAATCATATAGCAACAGGTGGCTGGTAACATAACCCTCCCTTGCATATATAACATCTTTTGTTATCTTTCTTTTCTACAATACATTTATCCTCAATGACAATCAATTTGcagatattaaaaatgtataggtgtttgtaattgttattgtaattgttttgttgtaacatgtacatatattatctcTTATCTACTTGTATATGATTAGCAATGATGCGCACGGatgattatatatgtatatgcttaatATCTGCGCCGATGTGCTTTCGTTAGCTTTTTCATTTCTGTCAATTGCCAGATGTAATACCTTTTATAGGCGTATTTCGTATAGAattaaagggtataaaaaggtattttttgTGGGAATTCTGGATCAGTCGAAGAGCTCACGTTGCTGCGAGAAACGAGAGTAACATTTGCGTAGCTTTGTTTTGGATACTTTAGCAGGTTAAAATCCAATAATCCAGAACAAACCCcgatatatctaatatatgtcCATCATGCAATGTGTCTCCGCATCACAttagccacctctttgcatgccctgctaaccctactcgtctgacacccttctccctttggtccgacgcCGTCGAAACCACACGTTTCCTGCGCCTACCGTGGGATgacgacaacttatctaatccttaccatcctaacggggattaggtacccgttgcaacaacaataacatcttTTTCTTGATGATAATTCTCTTTGTATGGCAGTTTTATGCTGTAGTTATCCGATCTAACCAATATGTTCGGGGATTGCACAATTACTTAAGCTATGACTCTTTTGAAATTGCGTGGCGGTATCTCGTCATatgaaatagttttccatacgagcACTTACTTCCGATCATTCCGTtcgtatgacagttatatgctatagtagttcaaTCCTAGTAATATGTTCATGTATTGTACCTTTGCCTTGAAAAAtaatctgcagctcgaattatgtTCTTCacgagtagattgaagaagttacgcgaaagggagtcgccttgtctgaaacctcatttggtatggAACGGCTCGGAGTGGTGCTTTCCGATTCTGATGGCGCTTTTAGTATTGCTGAACGTCAGTTTCCACAGCTGTATTAATTTTGCGTGGAACATGATTTAGATTTCCATAACTCCACCCGCCCTTCTTACTACCAACACATGCTGAAAAACTTCCTACATTGCTAAATACAAACTTACCttcttaatataaataattagaaTATGAAGTAGAAGGAAATCAGACTATAATAGTACCTACAGTATTCTGTATAGAGAATATTCGATTAAAccggcacaatagaccaaaggtcgcggtgcattcctcataaaTAAATCTAATACCGGTAATTTCAGCTATAAATTATATCAGAAgcctcgaaattttcaaaacaactgTATATCCTTAATGAGTAATATTAAGATTGGTCGAAACTtattctttttcgttttttactcAATCAATTAAGACAACTACAATAAGTTCTGTGAAAGCTAAATCTAATCTAACCTCAAAATTCGTCTGTACCTTATTCAAAGTAAGCAGTCTCTCGatgcaaattttgtaaaactgtCCACATTCAACTTTTGACTCGAAAGTTTTCAATTCCGTAAGCCTTATGCCATATTTATATACCCACAACTATGCTGTCACCAATGTTCTTACATTCCACTAACCATGTAGTATGTATTTAGTGAGTGTAATCCTCCCCCACAACTTTGTTTCAACTTGTCTTCCACCCTCCGCTTGTGACTATAAAAACTGCAACTTGTCGCCAATAAAAGTGTTAATGCGCAGACATTTATTGAgatgcaattattttaattttatacgtTCAACGGTACTAATTTCCTCCTACTTTTActtctccctctctctctctctctcgttaACAGGATACAGCGGGTCAAGAACGCTACAGAACAATAACCACAGCATATTATCGTGGCGCCATGGGTTTCATTCTGATGTATGATGTCACAAATGAGGAGAGTTTCAATTCCGTACAAGATTGGTGAGTAATTGTAAAGCAGTgtggaaaaaagaagaaattggcTGATGAAGTAAAATTAGGTggcataaaatttcattttggcAGAGAAGGTAAAATCAAATTCTCATTCTTAATTGTTTCATGCACCCACTTTGAGTAATTACagtctttaaaataaattttaatagatgTCGCAATATGTGTGTCGAATGTGTCTAAAGACTGTGCTATTAGGATTTCTGTATTGTaccttctaaaaaaatttacacagactttgaaaaaacattttcgtagaCTTTGAAAGATATTGTTCGAAAGACTCCTTAGTTTCCTCAGATTGTCGTCCACTATTGCATCGTTGTACGATGTAAAGAAAGGGAAAAAGATACTCGAGACTTAAAAATAAAGTGACTAATAGACGAGAATGATTTATTGTTTGTTCAAAACAACTATACACTctttcttttctctctctctctctctcacgtTCAACTCAAACAGGGTGACTCAAATCAAGACATATTCCTGGGACAACGCACAAGTGATACTTGTCGGCAACAAATGCGACATGGAAGATCAGCGAGTGATCTCATTCGAACGAGGCCGACAGCTGGCCGATCAGCTGGGTGTGGAGTTCTTCGAAACCTCAGCCAAAGAAAATGTGAATGTTAAGGTAtgtaaaatacaataaaaacacgtaaaattgatttatttaaatttgacataTATTTATTGCAGGCTGTCTTCGAACGACTGGTCGATATAATTTGCGACAAAATGTCGGAGAGTTTAGACTCGGATCCGACGTTAGTGGGCGCCGGGCAAAAGGGACAACGACTGACAGATCAACCTCAAGGCACGCCCAATGCGAATTGTAATTGTTAAACatgcatacacaaacacacacttaaacacatacataggcacatatatacataaatagacaCATGTAGACACAAATATacttaaatgaataaataaatgtaaaactatATGAACTAAGTGAGGCagtaatacatatacatatactatatataaaaggAGTAATTCTGTTGACTTATGTTGTACGGTTTTTGTTGTCTcagtttttgatgtttttgcagAAGACACAGAAGAATAGATGTAATTAAAGCGTGTTGCATGTAAATGTGCTGAGGCAGAAAGTAAATTAcgaaattattataaacaagCCGTTAATGCTGttgaaaatataatgaattgtgtagaaaaaattgtgaaaaagagCGCAACAAACAATGAAAACCAAGAAGGTTGCCagataaacaatatttacaaGTCTACAAACGAAACTTTATGAAGGTAATAACTAATTTGAAGAAGCTATAAATaactaactaaataaaaatggaataattaaaacaaattaaattaaaaaaactttataaaattaatgtaattgaaaaaattattataattaaaataaaactaagaaactaaacaaaaaataataaaaataaaaattaattgaattaaaaaaaattaaaacgattaatacaatttaaaaaaataatatattgaaaaaattaatgtaattaaaaaaattaatataattaaaaaaaataatgaaattaaaaaaatgtaattaaaaaaaattaatacaatttaaaaaaataataaatttaaaaaaattattgtaattaaaaaattaaataaataaaaaaataattaattaaaaaaattaatgtaataaaaaattaataaaattaaaaaaattaatacaatttaaaaaataataaattaaaaaaatttatgtaattaaaaaaattaatacaatttaaaaaaatagtaatttaaaaaaataagtaattaaaaaatatatgtaattaaaaaaattaatacaatataaaaaaataataattaaaaaaattattttaattaaaaaattaatataataactaAGAAATTGTGTTGGATATACTGTGCAACTTGTAATTTGAATcgttgaaatacatacatacatacatatgtatgtactcgtagtGTTGCCGCCACAGAAGATCGTTATTTGTGTATGTTTCCATGAATATTATATGACTAAAAGGTATTTAACTGTAATGTAATTACACttagcaacacacacacacatacaaatatacaaacatgtatACAAATGTTGAAattgtgcgcatgtgtgtgtatatgcagcAAAGTTTGATGAAACtccgtaaaaaaaaaatataacatttgtaATTACAgctgaaatttgcaaaaacaaaacaacaacatgactatgtaatattgtttataaattacaacaaatacaataattactaaaatattattaccatAACAATTACAGTTACGCTGTTAAAAGGCTATCTACagaagcaaaataaaaagacaACTATAAGAAAATTCTGAACTtgtacaacaataacacaaaagaagctacactttttacaaaaacaaaacagaaaaataatatataataaaagtaatatcattaaaataatacttaaataatttagttgtaatttatttatattgttaaaGACAagcaaacacaaacaacaacacaacgcCAAACAAATACTTACACCCACACAACCACACACtgacccacacacacacacgaactgCATAGCTGATGCAGGAGTCACTATGTAACGAAAAGTATTAGCCGCAAATGAcactttttttactaaaaactaaaaaaatataaaataactgaGTATAAAGCTAAGCAACATAACTCGCAgcgttcaataaaaaaaaattctaattacatatgtttgcaacaaaaatggcatatttaaatggttcaaagATATACATACTTTCATTGTTGGCATGTGTTAGTGACTTAAATAGCATACTTTCAGATAGAATCATTTAGCAGCTGCAAAATGCAATGCAAACAAATAGATACGAGTATAATCAACAAAAGAAATTTACATTTCAATGGAGAATTCATTTTGCTTAAACGCAATTGGCTGCCTTGAAGCTCTAACATAcagaaattttgctgaaaatatccacttatacttatatacatacatgtaatcgATAGCAGAAATGAAAATCTCATACTCAAAATGCAGTATTTACTAGGCAACTAATTCAAATATATGAgagaaaatacaaacatacatacatacacacaca
It includes:
- the LOC126756932 gene encoding ras-related protein Rab-3, coding for MAGGGDPKWQKDAADQNFDYMFKLLIIGNSSVGKTSFLFRYADDSFTSAFVSTVGIDFKVKTVFRHDKRVKLQIWDTAGQERYRTITTAYYRGAMGFILMYDVTNEESFNSVQDWVTQIKTYSWDNAQVILVGNKCDMEDQRVISFERGRQLADQLGVEFFETSAKENVNVKAVFERLVDIICDKMSESLDSDPTLVGAGQKGQRLTDQPQGTPNANCNC